The genomic stretch GTGCATATCACGGCTGGTGTTGCTGCGCTAGTCTCGGCGCTGGTACTTGGGAATCGCAAAGGTTTTGGTGAGACTGCGATGCCGCCACACAATATGACTATGACGATTACTGGCGCCGGTATGCTCTGGGTGGGCTGGTTCGGTTTTAATGCGGGTAGTGCTTTGGCAGCAAATGGCAGTGCCGGTATGGCGATGATGGTGACCCACTTGTCCGCCTCTGCTGGCGCCTTTACCTGGCTGTGTATTGAGTGGGTGAAATACGGTAAGCCCAGTGCTCTTGGTGCGGTAACTGGCATGGTGGCTGGTTTGGGTACGATTACCCCCGCTTCGGGCTATGTGGGCCCTGCGGGCGCACTGGTAATAGGGATTACGGCCGGTATTGTGTGTTTCTACGCGACCCTGACCTTGAAACAAAAGTTAAAGATTGATGATTCGCTGGATGTATTTCCTGTTCACGGCGTTGGCGGCATTTTGGGAACATTTATGGCAGGTATTTTCGCTAGTTCTGAGCTGGGCTTGTTCAGTGGTCAAGGTTTGGCGGAAGGCATGACTATTAGCAAGCAGCTGGTCGTTCAGTTAATTGGTATTGGCGCTACCTTTGCCTATACCGCGGTAGTTACCTATATTCTGTTGATCGTTGTGCGCTCCCTGGTTGGCTTGCGGGTCGCTGATGATGAAGAGACCCAGGGGCTTGATGTCATTTCTCATAATGAGAGCGGCTACGATTTGTAAGTCTGGATTTCCTTCCTTGCAGCCCGGTTATCACCGGGCTGTTTTATTTGTTATTAGTGGCTAATTATTACTCAAGATATCGATTACACTGCCGATAGCGTTATTGATCGCTTTCCAAGTATTAAAGCAGGTGTAGCCATGGATATTTCGTCGCTTATCAAATCTCCCTTATCGGGAAAATTTCCTTCCCAATTACCCGCCAAGCCTGATGCTGACGGTCAAGCCCAGTCATCTCGTGGTGATTCCGTCTACTTATCAGATCGAGGTCGCGGTTTAGCCAGCGGTTCGCAGCAGTCTCCGGCGTCTGCTGCAGGCTATGAGGTAATTCCAGCTGATCGACGACCAACGCCAGCGCAAAGTGCTGAGACTATTTTGGGGTTTATTGGCAATCAAATAAAAGGTCTGGCGGCAGATGGCGCTAGCACCGAGCGTCTAGAGCAGGCATTCAATGCTGCGCTTAAAGGATTCAAACAGGGCTTAGGTGAAGCCAAGGAAATTCTCGAAGGTTTTTCCATGCTGGACGACACTATTGCAGCGGGAATCGATGTCACAGAACAGCTAGTAATGGATGGCTTGGCGGCGCTGAAACAGGAGTATTTACCAAATTCTGATATCGTTTTACCGGAGCCAGCAAAAACACCGGCACGTTCAAAAGTGGTTACCGCTTATCAGCAGCAAAGTTT from Oceanicoccus sp. KOV_DT_Chl encodes the following:
- a CDS encoding ammonium transporter, with the translated sequence MSRHFAVLISLLILPMVARADDALSGANTGWILTSTALVLFMTLPGLALFYGGLVRSKNVLSVLMQCFTIACIASILWFVAGYSIAFSEGGAFSGGLSKMFLAGVTLDSLSGDIPETVFIMFQMTFAIITPALIVGGFAERMKFSAVVLFSALWLLAVYAPITHWVWGGGWLTEMGLLDFAGGTVVHITAGVAALVSALVLGNRKGFGETAMPPHNMTMTITGAGMLWVGWFGFNAGSALAANGSAGMAMMVTHLSASAGAFTWLCIEWVKYGKPSALGAVTGMVAGLGTITPASGYVGPAGALVIGITAGIVCFYATLTLKQKLKIDDSLDVFPVHGVGGILGTFMAGIFASSELGLFSGQGLAEGMTISKQLVVQLIGIGATFAYTAVVTYILLIVVRSLVGLRVADDEETQGLDVISHNESGYDL